Proteins from a genomic interval of Gadus macrocephalus chromosome 2, ASM3116895v1:
- the si:ch211-214j24.15 gene encoding uncharacterized protein si:ch211-214j24.15 — translation MAKQELSWEDGCKSHLKIILLGGRNSGKSVVGNLLLGKEEFVTRERTTCSKRQGVMAGRWISVVDTPGWWCDLGTRETAELVKREIASSALLCFAGPHVFLIVVKACSDFSEQRRRALEQHVALLGEAVWRHCIVLLTCVDRGEHGADEKTDNSGLQWLVEKCGQRRHRLTLPGDTVGGQVTQLCVKILKLATENADRPFEIEPSCLRRINQSIKMVEERALQRFLRTREQRAQIQEGVRPLSDLRLVVLGATGSGKTSAVHALLGLSDAQREGAGRTARCRVHRSARVLDRDMTVVDTPGWWRNYYALETSAFDRRELSRSVRLCPPGPHALLLVVRVDRAFTETHRRAAQEHVELLLGPAAWGHALLVFSFGDWLGDTSVERFVESEGEPLRWLVDRCGDRYHVMNNKRTGDAGFQVAELVGKVEAMVAANQGCGGYLQAGGGVTDEPLLSEEEEEAERRRRKRAEQVEADQRLLLKNEQRQALRSELEKLPPTSDLRLVLLAGRNTGRTSCGDTILGRGGFHADDRAAAGAERHARVRGVAVTVVEPPPPPPSSRGREREVPRGLSALLLVVNASSSFTSSLLEALEEQAMGGGKEMRWSRAMVLFSHGDWLGDTSIEERIESEGEALRSLVQRCGNRYHVLDNRHRGDGAQVHRLLEQVEEMLLGARRALLQRGGDSIRNTVTPAVRHRQQGLAVGQRHRKIRDLGLPCTNNSSALDCPAETSMSCRVVARPEQTRLALSIYIDMNGLASRTACPDLRDDKVPRWTLRDILAAMGILPNRSRTSSPHDRVEVLSEGRVCVSPLRRRGAEPASPSHHQRALTTAAATEEDAVAARSPWQPRDDALRKLFASGDLQALIDQWGSSSLEELEAFVDAHFEMVWERAMSSASEDDDVTERGGATGEEGAEQDEAGSSVAEGLSKLHLLEEIQRDVTEMKQSLDKCWKVMLELLEAHRGGQRPAEEDSQRATRD, via the exons ATGGCAAAGCAAGAACTATCAT GGGAGGACGGTTGCAAATCACACCTAAAAATCATCCTCCTCGGCGGGCGAAACTCGGGGAAAAGCGTTGTGGGCAACCTCCTGCTTGGCAAGGAGGAGTTTGTGACTAGGGAGCGGACCACCTGCTCCAAGAGGCAAGGGGTGATGGCGGGGCGCTGGATCTCCGTGGTGGACACACCTGGCTGGTGGTGTGACCTGGGAACACGAGAGACGGCAGAACTAGTAAAGAGAGAGATCGCCAGCAGTGCACTTTTGTGTTTCGCGGGACCACATGTGTTCCTGATTGTCGTCAAGGCGTGTTCGGACTTCTCCGAACAGCGTCGGAGGGCTCTGGAGCAACACGTTGCCCTCCTCGGCGAGGCAGTGTGGCGGCACTGTATCGTTCTCCTCACTTGCGTGGATAGGGGAGAGCATGGAGCGGACGAGAAGACGGACAACAGCGGCCTCCAGTGGCTGGTTGAGAAGTGCGGCCAGAGGCGCCATCGTCTCACGCTGCCTGGCGACACGGTAGGCGGCCAGGTCACACAGCTGTGTGTCAAAATACTGAAACTGGCCACCGAGAATGCGGATAGACCTTTTGAAATAGAACCCAGCTGTTTACGTAGGATCAACCAGAGCATAaagatggtggaggagagagcTCTGCAGAGGTTCCTCAGGACGAGGGAGCAAAGAGCTCAAATTCAAG AAGGTGTGCGCCCCCTCTCTGACCTCAGACTGGTGGTGCTGGGAGCCACTGGTTCTGGTAAGACCTCCGCGGTCCACGCCCTCCTAGGCCTTAGTGACGCCCAGCGGGAGGGCGCCGGGAGAACGGCGCGGTGCCGGGTCCACCGCAGCGCCCGCGTCCTTGACCGGGACATGACCGTGGTGGACACGCCCGGCTGGTGGAGGAACTACTACGCCCTGGAGACCTCCGCCTTCGACCGGCGCGAGCTGTCCCGCAGCGTGCGTCTGTGCCCCCCCGGGCCCCACGCGCTCCTCCTGGTGGTCCGCGTGGACCGCGCCTTCACCGAGACCCACCGGAGGGCCGCGCAGGAGCacgtggagctgctgctggggcctgCGGCCTGGGGCCACGCCCTCCTGGTGTTCAGCTTCGGCGATTGGCTGGGGGACACGAGCGTGGAGCGCTTCGTGGAGAGCGAGGGCGAGCCGCTGCGGTGGCTCGTGGACCGCTGCGGCGACAG GTACCACGTGATGAACAACAAACGCACGGGAGACGCCGGCTTCCAGGTGGCCGAGCTGGTGGGCAAGGTGGAGGCGATGGTGGCGGCCAACCAGGGCTGTGGTGGCTATCTCCAAGCCGGAGGCGGTGTGACGGACGAACCCCTCctctcggaggaggaggaggaggcggagaggaggaggaggaagagggcggagcaGGTGGAAGCCGACCAGAGGCTCCTCCTGAAGAACGAGCAGAGGCAGGCGCTGAGGTCCGAGCTGG AGAAGCTCCCCCCTACCTCCGACTTGAGACTGGTACTGTTGGCCGGCAGAAACACGGGCAGGACCTCCTGTGGAGACACCATCCTGGGCCGAGGGGGTTTCCACGCCGACGACCGGGCCGCCGCGGGCGCCGAGCGGCACGCCCGCGTGAGAGGCGTGGCCGTGACGGTGGTGGAGCCGCCTCCCCCGCCGCCGTCCTCGCGTGGCCGCGAGCGAGAGGTCCCACGCGGCCTGAGTGCCCTCCTGCTGGTGGTGAACGccagctcctccttcacctcctctctcctggaggccctggaggagCAGGCGATGGGAGGT ggcaaGGAGATGCGGTGGAGCAGAGCCATGGTGCTGTTCAGCCACGGCGACTGGCTGGGGGACACGAGCATCGAGGAGCGGATCGAGAGCGAGGGCGAGGCCCTGAGGAGCCTGGTGCAGCGGTGTGGGAACCGCTACCACGTCCTGGACAACCGGCACCGGGGAGACGGGGCCCAGGTCCACCGGCTcctggagcaggtggaggagatgcTGCTGGGGGCCAGGCGAGCTCTGCTCCAGAGAGGGGGGGATTCAATCAGAAACACTGTGACTCCGGCAGTAAGACACCGACAACAGGGGTTAGCGGTGGGTCAACGTCACAGGAAGATCCGAGATT TGGGGTTACCCTGCACCAATAACTCATCAGCCCTGGACTGTCCAGCGGAGACCAGCATGAGTTGTCGTGTGGTCGCACGACCAGAACAGACCAGATTGGCTCTCAGCATCTACATCGACATGAACGGCCTGGCCTCGCGTACGGCCTGCCCTGACCTCAGAGACGACAAGGTGCCGAGATGGACCTTGAGGGACATATTGGCCGCGATGGGGATTCTGCCAAACAGGTCTCGGACCAGTTCTCCACACGACCGCGTGGAGGTACTGAGTGAAGGGCGTGTCTGCGTGTCCCCCCTGAGACGCAGGGGGGCTGAGCcggcctccccctcccaccaccagagggcgctgacGACAGCGGCGGCGACCGAGGAGGACGCCGTCGCGGCGCGGTCGCCGTGGCAACCCAGAGACGACGCCCTGAGGAAGCTCTTCGCGTCGGGAGACCTGCAGGCCCTGATCGACCAAtggggcagcagcagcctggaggagctggaggccttCGTCGACGCCCACTTCGAGATGGTGTGGGAGCGGGCCATGAGCTCGGCGTCggaggatgatgatgtcacggagaggggcggggccacgggggaggagggggcggagcaggACGAAGCCGGGTCCTCCGTGGCGGAGGGGCTGTCCAAGCTGCACCTGCTGGAGGAAATCCAGAGGGACGTGACGGAGATGAAGCAGAGCCTGGACAAGTGCTGGAAGGTCATGCTGGAGCTCCTGGAGGCCCACAGAGGAGGCCAGCGCCCTGCAGAGGAGGACTCACAACGGGCAACACGTGACTGA
- the slc4a1a gene encoding solute carrier family 4 member 1a (Diego blood group), translated as MENIFIAPDSEAYLNLNTNATTRGDAQAYVELNELQGSSWQETARWLGYEENVTPATGVWSSAHVSYLTFKSLIQLRKTMSTGAVILDLDASSLSAVAERAVDELLNKDEIRASDRESLLRSLLMRRSQVGTAPVAEAPPSGDIEMTTFSVPKKRDTSDNMEASIVLSGVVDVLQKPVVAFVRLSDSVVMDAVLEAPVPVRFVFILAGPSDSGLDYHESGRAMGALMADWVFSLEAYLARTDQELTNAIADFMDSSIVIPPTEIQDQGMLEPIITFQKKMLQERLRPADTRIAFGDRALAEKAPEPPREDPLARTGYPFGGMVRDLKRRYRHYISDYTDALNPQVLAAVIFIYFAALSPAITFGGLLSDKTEKWMGVSELMVSTCIQGIIFCLIAAQPVLVVGFSGPLLVFEEAFFAFCKTQEIEYIVGRVWVGMWLVIIVFIIVAVEGSFLVRYISRFTQEIFSILISLIFIYETFSKLFKIFKAHPLILNYALLNDSIENPFHHADYEPSANVEHKPPVYPNTALLSMCLMFGCFFIAYFLRIFKNGHYLPGPIRRLIGDFGVPIAIFFMIAVDININDAYTQKLVVPEGVQVTNPAVRGWFINPMGIKKDFPIWMMPACCVPALLVFILIFLESQITTLIVSKPERKMVKGSGFHFDLLILVTMGGISSLFGVPWLSAATVRSVTHANALTVMSKGPKPEIEKVLEQRVSGILVAMLVGVSIYMEPILKMIPMTALFGIFLYMGITSLSGIQMWDRILLMMVPKKYHPADAYATKVKTLRMHMFTLIQLVCLGVLWAVKMSPFSLALPFVLIMTIPLRMLMTGRLFSTLEMKCLDADDGKVTFEEEPGRDVYDESPLP; from the exons ATGGAGAACATCTTCATCGCTCCTGACTCAGAAG CCTACCTCAACCTGAACACCAACGCCACAACCAGAGGAGATGCCCAG GCCTACGTGGAGCTGAACGAGCTTCAGGGCAGCAGCTGGCAGGAGACGGCCCGCTGGCTGGGCTACGAGGAgaacgtcaccccggccaccgGCGTCTGGAGCTCCGCCCACGTCTCCTACCTCACCTTCAAGAGCCTGATCCAGCTCCGCAAGACCATGAGCACag GCGCGGTGATCCTGGACCTGGACGCCAGCTCTCTGTCTGCCGTAGCCGAGAGGGCGGTGGACGAGCTGCTGAACAAGGACGAGATCCGGGCCAGCGACCGAGAGTCCCTCCTGAGGTCCCTGCTGATGAGGCGGAG CCAAGTAGGAACTGCGCCCGTAGCAGAGGCACCCCCCTCAGGAGACATCGAGATGACCACCTTCTCCGTGCCCAAGAAG AGAGACACGTCCGACAACATGGAGGCTTCCATCGTCCTCTCCG gtgtggtGGACGTGCTGCAGAAGCCGGTGGTGGCCTTCGTGCGGCTCTCCGACTCGGTGGTGATGGACGCGGTCCTGGAGGCCCCTGTGCCCGTGCGCTTCGTCTTCATCCTGGCGGGCCCCAGTGACAGCGGCCTGGACTACCACGAGAGCGGGCGCGCCATGGGCGCCCTGATGGCCgactgg GTGTTCAGCCTGGAGGCGTACCTGGCCAGGACCGACCAGGAGCTCACCAATGCCATCGCTGACTTCATGGACTCCAGCATCGTGATCCCGCCCACCGAGATCCAGGACCAGGGGATGTTGGAGCCGATCATCACCTTCCAGAAGAAGATGCTGCAGGAGAGGCTCCGTCCAGCCGACACGAGGATCGCCTTTGGAGACCGGGCTCTAG CTGAGAAGGCCCCCGAGCCCCCCCGGGAGGACCCCCTGGCCCGCACCGGCTACCCGTTCGGGGGCATGGTCCGGGACCTGAAGCGGCGCTACCGCCATTACATCAGCGACTACACGGACGCCCTGAACCCCCAGGTCCTCGCCGCCGTCATCTTCATCTACTTCGCCGCCCTGTCCCCGGCCATCACCTTCGGAGGACTGCTGT CCGACAAAACTGAAAAGTGGATGGGGGTGTCAGAGCTGATGGTGTCCACCTGCATCCAGGGAATCATCTTCTGTCTCATCGCCGCCCAGCCAGTGCTGGTGGTGGGATTCTCCGGACCACTGCTGGTGTTTGAAGAGGCCTTCTTCGCG TTCTGCAAGACCCAGGAAATCGAATACATCGTGGGCCGCGTCTGGGTGGGCATGTGGCTGGTGATCATCGTGTTCATCATTGTGGCCGTGGAGGGCAGCTTCCTGGTGCGCTACATCTCCCGCTTCACCCAGGAGATCTTCTCCATCCTCATCTCCCTCATCTTCATCTACGAGACCTTCAGCAAACTCTTCAAG ATCTTCAAAGCCCACCCTCTGATCCTGAACTACGCCCTGCTGAACGACAGCATTGAAAACCCCTTCCACCACGCGGACTACGAACCCTCCGCTAACGTGGAACATAAACCACCAGTCTACCCCAACACTGCTCTGCTGTCCATGTGCCTTATGTTCGGGTGCTTCTTCATCGCCTACTTCCTGCGTATTTTCAAGAACGGCCACTACCTCCCAGGCCCG atcCGTCGTTTGATTGGAGACTTTGGTGTCCCCATCGCTATTTTCTTCATGATCGCAGTTGACATCAACATCAACGATGCTTACACCCAG AAACTGGTTGTGCCGGAAGGTGTGCAGGTGACCAACCCAGCGGTCAGAGGCTGGTTCATCAACCCCATGGGGATCAAAAAGGACTTCCCCATCTGGATGATGCCCGCCTGCTGTGTCCCGGCTTTGCTGgtcttcatcctcatcttcctcgAGTCCCAGATCACTAC CCTCATCGTGAGCAAGCCGGAGCGTAAGATGGTAAAGGGTTCTGGGTTCCACTTTGACCTGCTGATCCTTGTCACCATGGGGGGCATCTCCTCCCTCTTCGGGGTCCCCTGGCTCAGCGCGGCCACGGTGCGCTCGGTCACCCACGCCAACGCCCTCACCGTCATGTCCAAGGGCCCCAAGCCGGAGATCGAGAAGGTGCTGGAGCAGAGGGTCAGTGGGATCCTGGTGGCCATGTTGGTTG gcgtgTCTATTTACATGGAGCCCATTCTGAAGATGATTCCCATGACGGCCCTGTTTGGTATCTTCCTCTACATGGGTATCACCTCCCTCAGCGGCATTCAGATGTGGGACCGTATCCTCCTGATGATGGTACCCAAGAAATACCATCCTGCAGATGCCTACGCCACCAAA GTAAAAACCCTGCGGATGCACATGTTCACGCTGATCCAGCTGGTATGTCTGGGGGTCCTGTGGGCGGTCAAGATGAGCCCCTTCTCCCTGGCGCTCCCCTTCGTCCTCATCATGACCATCCCACTGCGCATGTTAATGACCGGCCGACTGTTCTCCACCCTGGAGATGAAGTGT CTGGACGCTGACGATGGCAAGGTGACGTTTGAAGAGGAGCCTGGCCGGGATGTGTACGACGAGTCACCGCTACCGTGA
- the LOC132471639 gene encoding migration and invasion enhancer 1-like, with the protein MKVQVRVEYCGGUGYGPRYQELRKVVLAEFPEADVSGFVGRSSSFEIEINGQLVFSKLELKGFPIENEVMDAIQKAQDGKPVAKLTKSRAPCVIM; encoded by the exons ATGAAGGTCCAGGTCCGAGTTGAATACTG TGGCGGATGAGGGTACGGACCCCGCTATCAGGAGCTCCGGAAAGTAGTCCTAGCGGAGTTCCCTGAAGCGGATGTGTCTGGGTTTGTGGGCCGGTCCA GTAGTTTCGAGATAGAGATCAACGGCCAGCTGGTCTTCTCCAAACTCGAGCTGAAAGGCTTCCCCATCGAGAATGAA GTCATGGATGCGATCCAGAAAGCCCAGGACGGCAAACCGGTGGCGAAGCTCACCAAGAGCCGAGCCCCGTGTGTCATCATGTAA